AAAACCGCAATAAATGGATCGGCAAAGCGCCCGTGGTCGGGCTGATCGTGCTTGGCATGCTCGCCTTCTGGTATCTCGAGCTGGGGCAATATCTCTCCCTCGACTATATCAAGTCGTCCCAGGAAAGATTTCAGACACTCTACCAGTCCCACCGGGTGCTTGTGATTGCGGCCTACATGGGGATTTACATCCTGGTGACAGCCCTGTCCCTGCCCGGGGCCGCGGTGATGACGTTGGCCGGCGGCGCGCTGTTCGGTCTGGTCACCGGAACCGTGGTGGTCTCGTTTGCCAGCACCATAGGCGCCACCCTTGCCTGCCTTGTATCCCGCTTTCTGCTCCGCGAATGGGTTCAGCGCAAATTCGGCGAAAAACTGGCGACCATCAATGCCGGCATTGAAAAGGAAGGCGCGTTCTACCTGTTTTCCCTTCGTCTGGTTCCGATTTTCCCGTTTTTTGTGATCAATCTGGTCATGGGCCTCACCCCCATACGGTTGTTCACCTTTTTCTGGGTGTCGCAGATCGGCATGCTGGCCGGGACCATCGTCTATGTCAACGCCGGTAAGGAGCTGGCCAGGATCGATTCCTTGTCCGGCATTCTGTCGCCGGGGGTGCTGATCTCTTTTGCCCTGCTTGGAGTGTTCCCCATCACCGTGAAAAAGCTGCTGGCGCTTTACAAACGCAAGTTGCGCGTTGGGTTGAAAAAATCCGCCTGATCGAAGTTGGAGACAGAACATGTCAAACAAAGAGCCAGACAAAGAAAACGATAACACTCTCGTGAGTCCCTGGGATGCGCACAACCAACGACTGGCGTCCCATGTCCATCCGGTGGACTGGAAAAACCCCAAACCCGCTTCGCGCTACAACCTGGTCGTTGTCGGCGCGGGAACCGCCGGTCTGGTGTGCGCGGCGGGCGCGGCGGGTCTGGGAGCCAAAGTCGCCCTGATC
This Desulfatitalea tepidiphila DNA region includes the following protein-coding sequences:
- a CDS encoding TVP38/TMEM64 family protein translates to MAQKNRNKWIGKAPVVGLIVLGMLAFWYLELGQYLSLDYIKSSQERFQTLYQSHRVLVIAAYMGIYILVTALSLPGAAVMTLAGGALFGLVTGTVVVSFASTIGATLACLVSRFLLREWVQRKFGEKLATINAGIEKEGAFYLFSLRLVPIFPFFVINLVMGLTPIRLFTFFWVSQIGMLAGTIVYVNAGKELARIDSLSGILSPGVLISFALLGVFPITVKKLLALYKRKLRVGLKKSA